The genomic window GATGGCTATAATTGAAGTCGGTAAAAATAATGATTTCGGGCATCCAAGCCTAAGGATTATAAAGCGCTTGGAAAGGAGCGGCGCGGAAATTTTCAGGACAGACGAAGAAGGGACAATTAAAATTATTTCTAATGGTCAAGATTTGACGGTTAACGAAAGGCAGTTTAAATTTAACGCAACTCAAAGTTCAAATGTCAAAACTCAAGATTATAATTAAAATTTTAAAATTTAATAATAGTTTTTAGTTTTGAGATATGGTTTTGAGCTTTGAGCTTTGAGTTATCTGATTTCTCTTGCCATTTTCTTAAAAAATGATATACTTTATGGTAATCACCTTTAGAGGTGCGATTTATTTTCTAAGAAAAATCATTATGGCGCAAGGCAAAAAGAAAATTTTAGTGGTAGAGGATGATTCTATGATCAGCTCAATGTATAGAACGAAATTCACGGCCGACGGTTTTGATGTTTTTATCGCCGATAACGGGGTTATCGGGCTGGAATTGGCTAAAAAAGAAAAGCCGGACATTGTTATGCTGGACGTGATTTTACCGCAATTGGACGGTTTTTCCGTTCTGGACCAGATAAAAAAAGATGAAGCCACGAAAAATATTCCGGTAATCATGCTGACTAATTTAGGCACGGAAGAAGACAAGCAAAAAGGCGAAGCCATGGGCGCTTTGGATTATTTGGTGAAAGCCAGCTTGACGCCGGGCCAAGTTAGTGAAAAGATAAAGCAAGCTTTAAAGATGTAATCGCGCATGCCGAGAAAATAAAATTAATTTAGCGAATAAATAATAAAATCATAACCGTCAGTTAGGCTGGGGGTGTATTTTTTAAAAAAGACATTATGAAAAATTACGAAAAAGATTTTCCTTATTTTAAGACTAAGATGGACGGCGCGGCGGAAAAATTTAACTTGTCCGATCCGTCTAGCCGGAAAAAATATTTTGAGGCTAAGGCCGGCGCGGAGATAGCCCAAATTAAGAAGTATTTAGAGAAGAACACTTTTGTGGCCTATCTTTTGGGCAAAAAGAATTCCGGCAAAGGAACTTATTCAAAACTGATGAAAGAGCTTTTCGGCGAAGATAAAATCGGCCATATATCCGTGGGCGATATTGTCAGAGATGTACATACCGCCATGGCGGATGAAGCAAAAAAGGCCGAGATGATGAAATTTTTGGAGAAAAATTATCGCGGCTATATTTCCATCGGCGATGCCATTAACGCGCTTTTAGGGCGCGACACTAAAAATCTTTTGCCCACCGAATTTATTTTATCCTTGATAAAAATGGAAATAAGCAAATGGCCGAAAAAGTCGCTGTTTATTGACGGCTTTCCGCGCGAGCTTGACCAGGTGTCCTATGCTTTATTTTTGAGCGACTTAATAGATTATCGCAGCGATTTGGATATTTTCGTGGCTATAAGCATTCCGGAATCGGTTATAGACGAGCGCATGAAATTCAGAGTCGTTTGCCCGGCCTGCCATACGCCGAGAAATTTAAAGCTTTTTGCCACCAAAGAAGTCGGCTATGATAAAGAAAAAAATGAATTTTATTTAAAATGCGATAATACCGCCTGCCCGGAAAAAAACGCGCGCATGGTTGGCAAAGAAGGAGATAATCTAGGCATAGAAACTATCAGGGAAAGGCTGGAATTGGATGAGAAATTAATCGCCAGAGTTTTTACTTTGCATGGCATCCCTAAAATTTTACTTAGAAATTCCATTCCGGCGGAAATCGCCGGAGAGTATGTTGACGATTATGAAATAACGCCGGAATACGTTTATGAGCTTGGCGCCGACGGCAACGTTAAGGTCGGTGAAAAATCCTGGATAATTAAAGATGATGAAGGCGTTGACGCTTACAGCTTGCTGGCGCCGCCCGTAGCCCTGTCTTTAATTAAGCAGTTGGCAAAAGTAATAAAGAAATAATAGTTTGACTGATTTTAATTTTTGCCTTATAATTGTGGATAAGTATATGAATAATACAATCGCCAGAAAAATAACGTTGATTTTACAAACCATTATTTTGGGCGTTATTTTTATTGATTTAAAATCATCGGGCGGTTAAAAAAATAAAAAAATTTGCATAAATAAAAAAATCGCCCAAAATAATAAGGCGGTTTTTTAAAATTAACAATTAAATAAAAGCAAGGAGGGGAAAATGCAAGGTGGACTTAAAGGTAAAGCGTTTAGACGAAGAGAAAGTTTAGCGATTCAGGAGACAGCTTTGTTTAAACGGCTGGTAGAAGCCATTAAAGATGACGATTCTGA from Patescibacteria group bacterium includes these protein-coding regions:
- a CDS encoding nucleoside monophosphate kinase, with the translated sequence MKNYEKDFPYFKTKMDGAAEKFNLSDPSSRKKYFEAKAGAEIAQIKKYLEKNTFVAYLLGKKNSGKGTYSKLMKELFGEDKIGHISVGDIVRDVHTAMADEAKKAEMMKFLEKNYRGYISIGDAINALLGRDTKNLLPTEFILSLIKMEISKWPKKSLFIDGFPRELDQVSYALFLSDLIDYRSDLDIFVAISIPESVIDERMKFRVVCPACHTPRNLKLFATKEVGYDKEKNEFYLKCDNTACPEKNARMVGKEGDNLGIETIRERLELDEKLIARVFTLHGIPKILLRNSIPAEIAGEYVDDYEITPEYVYELGADGNVKVGEKSWIIKDDEGVDAYSLLAPPVALSLIKQLAKVIKK
- a CDS encoding response regulator, with the protein product MVITFRGAIYFLRKIIMAQGKKKILVVEDDSMISSMYRTKFTADGFDVFIADNGVIGLELAKKEKPDIVMLDVILPQLDGFSVLDQIKKDEATKNIPVIMLTNLGTEEDKQKGEAMGALDYLVKASLTPGQVSEKIKQALKM